The following are encoded in a window of Lactobacillus acidophilus genomic DNA:
- the mutL gene encoding DNA mismatch repair endonuclease MutL, with protein sequence MPKIHELSETLTNQIAAGEVIERPASVVKELVENSLDAGATRIRVDFVDAGLKQIVVQDNGTGIARDQVDLAFTRHATSKISNEHDLFKVATLGFRGEALASISAVSHVEILTATKGAIGVKATFSGGNKKGQEDAAAREGTQITVRDLFFNTPARLKYLRSPRTEIMKIVDIINRLALGYPSVSFTLSNTGKVLLRTPGNGNLKQTVANVYGRHIAEKMEEFEAKDNDFKISGLMSKPELTRSTRNFVSILLNGRYIRNFQLNTAIMDGYGAKLAARHYPIIVLAIQVDPLLVDVNVHPTKQEVRLSKEKELSRLITSTISNVFIKKTEQTSAFANLENKRETLVDQLQFNLNQNVVNTARKKTPEIHENNEKPEFLAKPKKPEEEKTDYVDLNIPREDDKYIITKTWDKNVLLQQDLRPFSNTLCDSEVISSGDETLANNLPQLSYIGQIDTYIIAENNSDLFLIDQVAARRRLQFEKIYEMLLSKKIVQQGLLTPIVLEFGNLDFIQIKDKIDQIKQIGIYLEDFGQNSFIVRSYPTWIHNDVEETIRQILDGYLNLDKGKSENLFKRVAAMQAKRDISGKINLAAAEASQILIDLRKTEDPYHDADGRLVLVRMSENELKKMFKRDK encoded by the coding sequence ATGCCTAAAATTCATGAATTATCTGAGACATTAACAAATCAAATTGCTGCTGGTGAAGTTATTGAACGACCTGCTAGTGTAGTAAAAGAGCTTGTTGAAAATTCACTTGATGCGGGTGCAACTAGAATTAGGGTAGATTTTGTTGATGCTGGTTTAAAACAAATTGTGGTTCAAGATAATGGAACGGGAATTGCGCGAGATCAAGTAGATCTTGCGTTTACTCGTCATGCAACAAGTAAGATCAGCAATGAGCATGATTTATTTAAAGTAGCAACTTTAGGTTTCAGAGGTGAAGCTCTGGCATCAATTTCTGCGGTAAGTCATGTAGAAATTTTAACTGCAACTAAAGGAGCTATTGGTGTTAAAGCAACTTTTAGTGGTGGCAATAAAAAAGGGCAAGAAGATGCTGCAGCACGAGAAGGTACACAAATAACTGTACGTGATTTATTTTTCAATACACCAGCTCGTTTAAAATATTTACGTAGTCCACGTACTGAAATTATGAAAATTGTGGATATTATTAATCGTTTGGCACTTGGATATCCTAGTGTTTCGTTTACTTTATCCAATACGGGGAAGGTATTATTAAGAACTCCAGGTAATGGCAATTTAAAGCAAACGGTAGCTAATGTTTATGGTCGTCATATCGCTGAAAAAATGGAAGAATTTGAGGCAAAAGACAACGATTTTAAGATTTCTGGTTTAATGTCTAAGCCGGAATTAACACGTTCTACCCGTAACTTTGTTTCCATCTTATTGAATGGGCGATATATTAGAAACTTTCAATTAAATACTGCAATTATGGATGGCTATGGTGCAAAGCTAGCTGCTCGTCATTATCCAATTATAGTTTTAGCAATTCAAGTTGATCCACTATTAGTCGATGTTAACGTTCATCCAACTAAACAAGAAGTACGTTTATCTAAAGAAAAAGAATTAAGTCGATTAATTACTAGCACAATTAGTAATGTTTTTATAAAAAAGACAGAACAAACAAGTGCTTTTGCTAATTTAGAAAATAAGCGTGAAACTTTAGTCGATCAGTTGCAATTTAATTTAAACCAAAATGTTGTAAATACGGCACGTAAAAAGACACCAGAAATTCATGAAAATAATGAAAAGCCAGAATTTCTTGCTAAACCGAAAAAGCCCGAAGAAGAAAAAACAGATTACGTTGATTTAAATATTCCGCGTGAAGATGATAAATATATTATTACTAAAACGTGGGATAAAAATGTGCTTTTGCAGCAAGATTTGCGACCTTTTAGCAATACTTTGTGTGATTCAGAAGTTATTTCAAGTGGGGATGAAACTTTAGCAAACAATTTGCCCCAATTAAGTTATATTGGTCAAATAGATACTTATATAATTGCTGAAAATAATAGTGATCTCTTTTTAATTGATCAGGTGGCTGCAAGGAGAAGATTACAATTTGAAAAAATATATGAAATGCTGCTTTCTAAAAAGATTGTGCAGCAAGGCTTGTTAACGCCGATCGTTTTAGAATTTGGTAATTTGGATTTTATTCAGATCAAAGATAAGATTGATCAAATTAAACAAATTGGAATATATCTAGAAGACTTTGGTCAAAATAGTTTTATTGTTCGCTCATATCCAACATGGATTCATAATGATGTGGAAGAAACGATTCGCCAAATTTTGGATGGATATTTGAATTTAGATAAGGGAAAATCCGAAAACTTATTTAAACGAGTAGCGGCAATGCAAGCTAAACGAGATATTAGTGGAAAAATTAATTTAGCAGCTGCAGAAGCTAGTCAGATTCTTATTGATTTGCGTAAAACAGAAGATCCTTATCATGATGCAGATGGACGGTTAGTTTTGGTTAGAATGAGTGAAAATGAACTCAAGAAAATGTTTAAGAGGGATAAATAA
- the yajC gene encoding preprotein translocase subunit YajC: MNTLFLANANNGAAGNNWMMIILFIILIGFTYFGMIRPQKKQQQQRLQMMDKLKKGDEVVLVDGLHAKIDKINSDKTVVVDADGIYLTFERMAIRRVIPATTVPAPETTEKTDEKATETSDTASADDTKKEDK, translated from the coding sequence TTGAATACTTTATTTTTAGCAAATGCTAACAATGGTGCTGCTGGTAACAACTGGATGATGATTATTTTATTCATTATTTTGATTGGTTTTACATACTTTGGTATGATTCGTCCACAAAAAAAGCAGCAACAACAAAGACTACAAATGATGGACAAGTTGAAGAAGGGCGACGAAGTTGTTTTAGTAGATGGTTTGCATGCAAAGATTGATAAGATCAACAGTGATAAGACTGTAGTTGTTGATGCAGATGGTATTTACCTAACTTTTGAAAGAATGGCTATCCGTCGTGTAATTCCTGCTACTACTGTTCCTGCACCAGAAACTACTGAAAAGACTGATGAAAAGGCAACAGAAACAAGCGATACTGCTTCAGCTGATGATACTAAAAAAGAAGACAAGTAA
- the ruvB gene encoding Holliday junction branch migration DNA helicase RuvB: MVILFSEEVKLVAENDDAVTSGHVENPEEEQMELSLRPQTLDQYLGQKRVKKEMSIYIKAARQRDEALDHVLLYGPPGLGKTTLAFVIANELGVHLKSTSGPAIEKAGDLVALLSDLDPGDVLFIDEIHRLAKPVEEVLYSAMEDYYIDIVIGEGQTTHAVHVPLPPFTLIGATTLAGQLSAPLRDRFGIVEHMQYYTVDELEKIVQRSSDVFHTSIAPEAAHELARRSRGTPRVANRLLKRVRDFAEVKGEKTISLATTSDALKQLQVDSEGLDQTDRKLLRTMIEGYNGGPVGIRTLAANIGEDMETIESLYEPYLLQNGFILLTPRGRMVTDKAYLQLGLPIPNDN, from the coding sequence ATGGTAATATTATTTAGTGAGGAAGTGAAGCTGGTGGCAGAAAACGATGATGCAGTAACTTCAGGTCACGTTGAAAATCCTGAAGAAGAACAAATGGAATTATCTTTGAGACCGCAAACTTTAGATCAATACTTAGGTCAAAAAAGAGTAAAAAAGGAAATGTCCATTTATATTAAAGCAGCTAGACAGCGTGATGAAGCATTAGATCATGTGCTGCTTTATGGACCGCCAGGTTTAGGAAAGACTACATTAGCTTTTGTAATTGCTAATGAATTAGGTGTTCATTTAAAGAGTACAAGTGGTCCAGCGATTGAAAAAGCTGGGGACTTAGTGGCCTTATTATCTGATCTTGATCCAGGGGATGTACTTTTTATTGATGAAATTCACCGCTTGGCTAAACCTGTTGAAGAAGTGCTTTATTCTGCAATGGAAGACTATTACATTGATATTGTAATTGGTGAAGGCCAAACCACACACGCTGTGCATGTTCCGCTACCACCATTTACTTTAATTGGTGCTACAACCTTAGCAGGGCAGTTATCAGCACCTTTACGTGATCGTTTTGGCATTGTGGAACATATGCAATACTACACTGTTGATGAGTTGGAAAAGATTGTACAACGTTCAAGCGATGTTTTTCATACATCTATTGCGCCGGAAGCAGCACATGAATTGGCACGGCGTTCACGTGGTACACCACGTGTAGCTAATCGACTTTTAAAGCGTGTGCGCGATTTTGCGGAGGTAAAAGGTGAAAAGACTATTTCACTTGCTACAACAAGCGATGCATTAAAACAACTGCAAGTTGACAGCGAAGGACTCGATCAAACTGATCGTAAATTGCTTAGAACAATGATTGAAGGCTATAATGGTGGCCCTGTTGGAATAAGAACTTTAGCAGCTAATATTGGTGAAGATATGGAAACAATTGAATCGCTATACGAACCATATTTACTACAAAATGGTTTTATTTTACTTACGCCACGAGGACGAATGGTTACGGATAAAGCATATTTACAATTAGGTTTACCAATTCCTAATGATAATTAA
- the zwf gene encoding glucose-6-phosphate dehydrogenase codes for MKNIPVVMIIFGGSGDLAHRKLYPALFNLYEQGLIHDNFAVIGTARRPWSHEYLREQVSDAIHETHDQVDENDVKRFASHFYYQSHDVTNVEHYETLKKLAQELDDRYSAQGNRLFYMAMAPRFFGTIATHINDQSLTGSGFNRIVVEKPFGHDLASAEELNKEITASFNEDDIFRIDHYLGKEMIQNIMPMRFTNPLIKNIWTSENVKNIQVTLAERLGVEARGGYYDTSGALRDMVQNHIFQIITLLAMPEPKDLSSSSIHKAKQDLLESMIIPTPEEVEKDFVRGQYLGSDNTFAYKKEPNVDPESTTETFVAGKVKFKKGPVADVPIYFRTGKEFKEKKNRIDIVLKHMNNPYGQAHSNNITIEIDPVSKIYITINGKKIDTSGIRRENLTYEFSKEEMAKVPDGYERLLHDVFVDDSTNFTHWSELKRYWEFIDTVEDAWQKENEKGNPKISQYLPYRMGPKEASDIFESPTEHWIYE; via the coding sequence ATGAAAAATATTCCTGTTGTAATGATTATTTTTGGTGGTAGTGGCGATTTAGCCCACCGTAAGCTTTACCCGGCTTTGTTTAATTTATATGAGCAAGGATTAATTCATGATAATTTTGCTGTAATTGGCACAGCACGTCGGCCATGGTCACATGAATATTTGCGTGAACAAGTTAGTGATGCAATTCATGAAACTCATGATCAAGTTGATGAAAATGATGTAAAGCGATTTGCTAGTCATTTTTACTATCAATCACATGATGTTACGAATGTTGAGCACTATGAAACTTTAAAAAAATTGGCACAAGAATTAGATGATCGTTATAGTGCACAAGGCAATAGATTATTCTACATGGCAATGGCTCCAAGATTCTTTGGCACAATTGCTACTCATATCAACGATCAAAGTTTAACTGGTAGTGGTTTTAATCGAATTGTCGTTGAAAAGCCATTTGGTCATGATTTAGCTTCAGCTGAAGAATTAAATAAAGAAATTACCGCTTCATTTAATGAAGATGATATTTTTAGAATTGATCATTACTTAGGTAAGGAAATGATTCAAAATATCATGCCAATGCGGTTTACTAATCCACTTATTAAGAATATTTGGACAAGTGAAAATGTTAAGAATATCCAAGTTACGCTTGCTGAACGCTTAGGTGTTGAAGCGCGTGGTGGCTACTATGATACTTCTGGTGCACTTCGCGATATGGTGCAAAATCATATTTTCCAAATTATTACTTTACTTGCAATGCCAGAGCCTAAAGATTTGTCTTCATCAAGTATTCACAAGGCTAAACAAGATTTGCTTGAAAGTATGATTATTCCAACTCCAGAAGAAGTTGAAAAAGACTTTGTTCGCGGCCAATATTTAGGAAGCGACAATACTTTTGCATATAAGAAAGAACCAAATGTAGATCCTGAATCGACTACTGAAACATTCGTGGCCGGAAAGGTTAAATTTAAAAAAGGTCCTGTAGCGGATGTGCCAATTTACTTCAGAACTGGTAAGGAATTTAAAGAAAAGAAGAATCGAATTGATATTGTGTTAAAACATATGAATAATCCATATGGTCAAGCACATTCTAATAACATTACTATTGAAATTGATCCGGTAAGTAAAATTTACATTACTATCAATGGAAAGAAAATTGATACTTCTGGAATTCGTCGTGAGAACTTAACTTATGAATTTTCTAAAGAAGAAATGGCTAAAGTTCCAGATGGTTATGAACGTTTATTGCACGACGTATTTGTTGATGATTCAACTAACTTTACTCATTGGAGCGAATTAAAACGCTATTGGGAATTTATTGATACTGTTGAAGATGCATGGCAAAAAGAAAATGAAAAAGGCAATCCAAAGATTAGTCAATACTTGCCATACAGAATGGGACCCAAAGAAGCTAGTGACATTTTTGAATCTCCAACTGAACATTGGATTTATGAATAA
- the ruvA gene encoding Holliday junction branch migration protein RuvA has product MYEYFEGIISEVTPSYVVVDVNGIGYKVFSPTPFAYKQGQKAKVYIEQIVRDTGITLYGFQDQDDKGLFLKLLSVSGIGPKSAMAIMAAEDSNSLAEAIEQGEVKYLTRFPGVGKKTASQIVLDLKGKLGDYVARLDKPENGEEISPALNDALLALIALGYTQKEVDRITPKLVEIEADTADQYIKKGLALLLKK; this is encoded by the coding sequence ATGTACGAATACTTTGAAGGCATAATTTCTGAAGTTACGCCAAGCTATGTTGTAGTAGACGTTAATGGAATTGGGTACAAGGTTTTTAGTCCAACACCTTTTGCTTATAAACAAGGACAAAAAGCCAAGGTATATATCGAACAAATTGTTCGTGATACTGGCATTACTTTATATGGATTTCAAGATCAAGATGATAAAGGATTATTTCTTAAATTGCTTAGTGTAAGTGGGATCGGTCCTAAGAGTGCAATGGCAATTATGGCTGCTGAAGATAGTAATTCACTTGCTGAAGCTATTGAACAAGGTGAAGTTAAATATTTAACACGTTTTCCTGGTGTGGGTAAAAAGACCGCTTCACAAATTGTTTTGGATTTAAAAGGTAAGCTAGGAGATTATGTGGCTCGCCTTGATAAGCCGGAAAACGGAGAGGAAATTTCTCCTGCTTTAAATGATGCATTATTGGCTTTAATTGCCTTGGGCTATACTCAAAAAGAAGTAGATCGTATTACACCAAAGCTTGTAGAAATTGAGGCAGATACTGCAGATCAATATATTAAAAAAGGCTTAGCGTTACTGCTTAAGAAGTAG
- the dinB gene encoding DNA polymerase IV, with protein sequence MNNENLLPQNDIHRRIIHLDMDAFYASVEINRHPEYKDKALVVGQDPRDNNGHGVVATCNYVARKYGVHSAMASIQALRLVPKDKIVFVPPDFETYRSVSAQIHSFMHEITDQVESIALDEAYLDVTKNKIGEYSAVQIALNLQKRIRAELNLNSSFGVSYNKFLAKMGSEYAKPFGRVVILPDEAKRFLGMQRIEKFPGIGPKTQEELHSMNVHTGADLQKIDPWILLKKFKKMGYILAQHAHGIDLRPIVADSEINRKSIGIERTYEPAIYSRDEALTKMRRYCKHLEGELKKRDFRANVVVLKLRDNNFNTITKRKKLPSSSDSYLEFYDIVQGLFDSTSGFLEEGIRLLGVTVTDFKKENYQSINLFDF encoded by the coding sequence ATGAATAACGAAAATTTATTGCCGCAAAATGACATCCATCGCCGGATAATTCATCTGGACATGGATGCTTTTTACGCTTCGGTAGAAATAAATCGACATCCGGAATATAAAGATAAAGCGTTAGTTGTAGGACAAGATCCAAGAGACAATAACGGGCATGGTGTTGTTGCAACATGTAATTATGTTGCTCGCAAATATGGCGTTCATTCGGCTATGGCAAGTATTCAAGCCTTACGATTAGTACCAAAAGATAAGATAGTATTTGTACCACCTGATTTTGAAACATATCGTAGTGTTTCTGCACAAATTCATTCTTTTATGCATGAAATCACTGATCAGGTAGAGTCGATAGCTCTAGATGAGGCTTATCTTGATGTAACTAAGAATAAAATTGGAGAATATTCAGCCGTACAGATAGCATTAAATTTACAAAAACGAATTCGAGCGGAACTGAATTTAAATTCTTCTTTTGGCGTTTCTTATAATAAATTTTTAGCTAAAATGGGTTCAGAGTACGCTAAGCCATTTGGTAGGGTAGTAATTTTGCCGGATGAAGCCAAAAGATTTTTGGGAATGCAAAGAATTGAAAAATTCCCAGGTATTGGTCCAAAAACGCAGGAAGAATTACATAGTATGAATGTGCATACTGGAGCAGATCTGCAAAAGATTGATCCATGGATTTTACTTAAAAAATTTAAAAAGATGGGCTATATTTTAGCTCAGCATGCTCATGGGATTGATTTAAGACCGATTGTGGCAGATTCAGAAATAAATCGCAAATCTATCGGTATAGAACGGACATATGAACCAGCTATTTATAGTCGAGATGAAGCTTTAACCAAGATGCGTCGTTATTGTAAGCATTTAGAAGGGGAACTTAAAAAGCGTGATTTTAGAGCAAATGTAGTTGTACTGAAATTGCGGGATAATAATTTTAATACGATTACTAAACGTAAAAAGTTACCTAGTTCTTCAGATAGTTATTTAGAGTTTTATGATATAGTTCAGGGACTTTTTGATAGTACTAGTGGCTTTTTAGAAGAAGGTATTCGCCTTTTAGGCGTAACCGTTACAGATTTTAAAAAAGAAAATTATCAATCAATTAATTTGTTCGATTTTTAA
- a CDS encoding DHH family phosphoesterase, whose product MSSFDDIYEKILQYPTIILHRHTSPDPDAIGSQAGLARALMEKFPEKRVLCAGENDEGDLAWINHMDQVKATDYEGALVITTDTANTPRISNKLYEKGDFLIKIDHHPDVDPYADMSYVDPDAPAACQIIVDFLNAEGIKITKEVAYPLYAGLVGDTGRFMYPETSEHTFKVAAQLASTGINITEIARNIADVTFNEAKLQALAMDKMEIDPVGAAYTIIMQDDLKKLGLTDDQANVAVSTPGRIKDVLAWNVFVEKSDGTFRVHYRSKGPVINELAAKHDGGGHALASGANAKDIDEVKQVFAEVVEVTKKYKQNHE is encoded by the coding sequence ATGAGTAGTTTTGACGATATTTATGAAAAAATCTTACAATACCCTACAATTATTTTGCACCGCCACACTAGTCCAGACCCAGATGCAATTGGCTCACAAGCTGGTCTTGCACGTGCTTTGATGGAAAAATTCCCAGAAAAGCGTGTTTTATGTGCTGGTGAAAACGATGAAGGTGATTTAGCTTGGATTAATCACATGGACCAAGTTAAAGCAACTGATTATGAAGGAGCTTTGGTAATCACCACTGATACTGCAAATACTCCTAGAATTTCTAATAAGCTTTATGAAAAAGGTGATTTCTTGATTAAGATTGATCACCACCCAGATGTTGATCCATACGCAGATATGAGTTACGTTGACCCTGATGCTCCTGCAGCATGTCAAATTATTGTTGACTTCTTAAATGCAGAAGGTATTAAGATCACTAAGGAAGTTGCTTACCCACTTTACGCGGGACTTGTTGGGGATACTGGTCGTTTCATGTATCCTGAAACTTCAGAACATACCTTTAAGGTAGCTGCACAACTTGCTTCAACCGGTATTAACATTACTGAAATTGCTAGAAATATTGCAGATGTAACTTTTAATGAAGCTAAGCTTCAAGCTTTAGCAATGGATAAGATGGAAATCGATCCAGTTGGTGCAGCATATACTATCATCATGCAAGATGACTTGAAGAAATTAGGTTTGACTGATGATCAAGCAAATGTAGCTGTGTCAACCCCAGGACGTATTAAAGATGTTTTGGCTTGGAACGTTTTTGTTGAAAAGTCAGATGGAACATTCCGTGTCCACTATCGTTCAAAGGGTCCAGTTATTAATGAACTTGCTGCTAAACATGATGGTGGTGGTCACGCATTAGCTAGTGGTGCTAATGCTAAGGATATTGATGAAGTAAAACAAGTTTTTGCTGAAGTCGTTGAAGTAACTAAGAAATATAAGCAAAATCATGAATAA